Proteins from one Corticium candelabrum chromosome 4, ooCorCand1.1, whole genome shotgun sequence genomic window:
- the LOC134178229 gene encoding protein LSM14 homolog B-like, producing MSGPGPYIGSRISLISKAQIRYEGYLYAVDPTKSTVALSQVRSCGTEDRPVERALAPRDEIYDYIVFRATDIQDLTVSEPPKEREPNKPPVDPAIVSQSAPVSAAVASGGYLGPFSGGPSAFEAMQSYCDAALPGQLPPETSLSRQQAEVSAAANTQVVEPSAAVTAADVPKSDVKTRADESKSGGVAVREASTEKEQKKVAKRGRSFAPSVNRGRQSSGSHVYSVRPRNRGASGSAATSAHPKKYDIEFDFESSNARFNKEEVEEEVQRQMAQLAVEKGWTGGDEDHDGDEHEVNGNGEVDEQPPVSSTVYYNKSKSFFDSLSSDSSVDRQTWHEEQSVNKETFGVTGTRGRGGSGRRGYGYRGRGGRRGRGGRGRGYWSRDHDQNYEHFSGSQEQRRFSGRGRGQSRARGRGGYRRDYEYSDRSQSDRQNAKTKETTAKQS from the exons ATGAGCGGCCCAGGGCCGTACATTGGCAGCCGCATAAGTCTCATCTCAAAGGCACAAATACGCTATGAAGGCTACCTCTACGCCGTCGATCCAACCAAGAGCACAGTCGCTCTCTCTCAAG TCAGATCTTGCGGAACCGAAGACAGACCGGTAGAGAGAGCGCTGGCACCTCGTGATGAAATCTACGACTACATTGTGTTTCGTGCCACCGACATTCAAGACCTGACGGTGTCCGAGCCGCCAAAGGAACGCGAGCCGAACAAGCCACCCGTCGATCCTGCTATCGTATCG CAATCTGCACCTGTTAGTGCTGCAGTGGCATCAGGTGGTTATCTTGGTCCGTTTAGTGGTGGACCCAGTGCTTTTGAGGCTATGCAATCATATTGTGATGCAGCATTGCCAGGTCAGCTACCACCAGAAACATCTCTTTCTCGTCAACAGGCTGAAGTTAGTGCTGCTGCCAACACACAAGTTGTAGAGCCATCTGCTGCTGTGACTGCTGCAGATGTTCCAAAATCAGATGTTAAGACAAGGGCAGATGAGTCTAAGTCTGGTGGAGTGGCTGTACGTGAGGCATCTACAGAGAAAGAGCAGAAGAAAGTAGCAAAACGAGGACGGTCATTTGCACCATCAG TGAACAGAGGTCGACAATCAAGTGGATCTCATGTGTATTCTGTTAGGCCAAGGAATCGAGGAGCATCTGGCAGTGCTGCTACGTCAGCTCATCCAAAGAAATATGACATAGAGTTTGACTTTGAGAGTTCTAATGCGAGGTTTAATAAGGAAGAAGTTGAGGAGGAAGTGCAAAGACAGATGGCACAATTGGCTGTTGAAAAGGGATGGACTGGAGGAGATGAGGATCACGATGGAGACGAGCATGAGGTGAATGGGAATGGGGAAGTAGATGAACAGCCGCCTGTTTCATCTACAGTGTACTACAACAAGTCTAAGTCATTTTTTGATTCTCTTTCATCTGACAGTTCTGTTGACAG GCAAACGTGGCATGAAGAGCAGTCAGTGAACAAAGAGACATTTGGAGTCACTGGTACACGTGGGCGAGGCGGTTCCGGTCGTCGTGGTTATGGATATCGAGGGAGAGGTGGGCGTAGAGGACGGGGAGGAAGGGGCAGAGGCTATTGGTCAAGGGATCACGATCAAAATTATGAGCACTTTTCTGGTAGTCAAGAACAAAGGCGGTTTTCTGGACGAGGAAGAGGCCAATCTCGAGCAAGAGGAAGAGGCGGCTATAGGAGAGATTATGAGTACAGTGACAGATCACAGTCTGACAGACAA AACGCTAAAACGAAGGAAACGACTGCGAAACAGAGTTGA
- the LOC134178231 gene encoding nuclear transport factor 2-like gives MAESSFKGIAGQFVTSYYQIFDADRSQLGQFYRLDSKLSFEGDERQGAANILEKLMSLPFQVVQHVGTTVDAQLLDGYGLLIFVLGQLKTDDDPPHMFSQTFVLKQFGDSLFITNEIFRLGLHHQ, from the exons ATGGCGGAGTCATCATTCAAGGGCATCGCGGGGCAGTTCGTTACATCGTACTATCAGATTTTCGACGCTGACAGAAGTCAACTAGGACAATTCTAT CGGCTAGATTCGAAGCTGTCGTTTGAAGGAGACGAACGACAAGGTGCAGCCAATATATTGGAGAAACTAATG TCGTTGCCGTTTCAAGTTGTTCAACACGTCGGCACAACTGTGGACGCTCAACTGTTGGACGGCTATGGATTGTTAATATTCGTTCTTGGACAGTTAAAG ACTGATGACGATCCACCACACATGTTCTCACAAACATTCGTTCTGAAACAATTCGGAGACTCACTGTTCATAACAAACGAAATTTTTCGGCTCGGACTGCATCACCAGTAA
- the LOC134178991 gene encoding transcription initiation factor TFIID subunit 4-like, whose protein sequence is MGSKEAASVLDELLKSPIEDGPGVSVLSSAVQQPQAAMLPPQVITNVTTGLQAPQQQQAVLTTINGTALIKSEPQNSLSAPLAVTVGQRFPATRVVSRPVVGSMPVASIPRAAVNPVTRPVAIAPRPAPQNSALAASTSGNTAAQLQSIAVSNSNQMPATATVGQTGGVSTADVPASMMDATKRFLNALVEVAHKQTAEYGKMISDLVRQLLSGRMTVEQFVAGLGESEGVAEILPVLKVGVPLLRHDLHALGRKMMEQPGVQKPTQQSVLVAVSNPSQASVVYQSAIKTEAIMTSPQQTLQNQQVSVAQTQPAMSGTVLVAATTAHSDQQQLQQLVQLQPKVPIQLQQQQLQMQQLQTQQLQNQQLQTQQLQSQQLQPQQIKTQQLQSFVPPVARSATLSPSRQGQSSAAMKRQMVSASSTSPTSTKSTAKGKGKSVASSGRDATTDSGPVRMEDDDITDVTSMAGVNLTEETAHMAASTDLLSGLTRSIKDDTFLSVDCLRQKVNEIGLKYNVEQISPDVYSLLSHAVEERLKTIIERLIAVSQHRLEIHQDESRCEITTDVKSQLKILEKIDRFHVTQRKEREREMLLKAAKSRSKQDDGELALLKERAKQMQQEELEQLQKRAANQTALAAIGQRKRPKTDFTLDGSDGSSPSNAAGGASLRAQTRKTRQRRINLRDLIFILEQDKETRKSIRLYETLLK, encoded by the exons ATGGGCAGCAAGGAGGCTGCATCGGTTCTTGACGAACTCCTCAAGTCCCCCATCGAGGACGGACCGGGCGTATCGGTTCTGTCTTCCGCCGTGCAACAACCGCAAGCGGCCATGTTGCCTCCTCAGGTCATCACCAACGTGACAACCGGACTGCAAGCGCCGCAGCAACAGCAGGCTGTGCTGACGACCATCAATGGAACTGCGCTGATCAAGTCCGAGCCACAGAATTCGCTCTCTGCTCCTCTTGCTGTCACAGTGGGCCAACGTTTTCCAGCAACAAGGGTTGTGTCTAGACCAGTGGTTGGGTCTATGCCCGTGGCTAGTATTCCTCGTGCGGCTGTGAATCCGGTTACTCGGCCTGTGGCCATTGCTCCTCGTCCAGCTCCTCAGAATTCTGCTCTAGCTGCGTCGACTAGTGGAAATACTGCTGCTCAGTTGCAGTCGATTGCTGTGAGTAACTCGAATCAGATGCCAGCTACAGCGACTGTTGGTCAGACGGGTGGTGTTTCGACTGCTGATGTTCCTGCTAGTATGATGGATGCTACGAAGCGGTTTCTCAATGCTCTGGTGGAGGTTGCTCACAAGCAGACTGCTGAGTATGGGAAGATGATTTCTGATCTTGTCAGGCAGTTGTTG AGTGGAAGGATGACAGTGGAGCAGTTCGTCGCTGGATTAGGAGAGTCCGAAGGCGTAGCCGAGATCTTGCCGGTGCTGAAG GTTGGTGTCCCGTTGTTACGGCATGATTTACATGCGCTTGGACGTAAGATGATGGAACAACCAGGAGTGCAAAAGccaacacaacagtcagtgCTTGTAGCTGTATCAAATCCTAGTCAGGCATCTGTTGTCTATCAGTCTGCAATTAAAACCGAAGCCATTATGACGTCTCCCCAGCAAACATTGCAGAATCAACAAGTATCTGTTGCTCAGACGCAGCCTGCAATGTCGGGCACCGTTCTTGTTGCTGCCACTACGGCTCATTCGGACCAGCAGCAACTGCAACAGCTCGTACAGCTGCAACCGAAAGTGCCTATACagctacagcaacagcagctgcagATGCAACAGTTGCAGACGCAGCAGTTGCAGAATCAGCAGCTACAAACGCAACAATTACAATCGCAGCAATTGCAGCCGCAACAGATTAAAACACAGCAGTTACAATCATTTGTGCCACCTGTAGCAAGGTCTGCAACATTGTCTCCAAGTAGACAAGGGCAGTCATCAG CTGCAATGAAGAGACAGATGGTTTCTGCTTCTTCTACGTCTCCAACATCTACTAAATCTACAGCAAAAGGTAAAGGCAAGTCGGTGGCTTCTAGTGGAAGAGATGCTACTACCGACAGTGGGCCTGTTCGAATGGAAGATGATGACATTACAGATGTTACATCAATGGCTGGTGTGAATCTGACG GAAGAGACTGCTCATATGGCGGCCAGCACTGACTTATTGTCCGGTTTGACAAGGTCAATCAAGGATGATACGTTTTTATCAGTAGACTGTCTTCGACAGAAAGTTAATGAAATAG GACTCAAATACAATGTTGAGCAGATCTCACCGGATGTGTATTCATTACTATCTCATGCAGTTGAG GAAAGGTTGAAAACTATTATCGAAAGACTTATTGCTGTCAGTCAGCATCGACTGGAGATACACCAA GACGAGAGTCGGTGTGAGATTACAACCGATGTTAAGTCACAACTAAAGATCCTAGAGAAAATAGATCGTTTTCATGTTACTCAACGGAAGGAACGCGAGCGGGAAATGCTGCTGAAAGCTGCCAAA AGTCGTTCGAAGCAGGACGATGGCGAGCTGGCGTTGTTGAAAGAGAGGGCGAAGCAAATGCAGCAGGAGGAACTAGAACAGCTGCAGAAGAGAGCGGCAAACCAGACTGCATTGGCTGCTATCGGACAACGGAAGAGACCGAAAACAGAT TTTACTTTGGATGGGTCAGACGGATCTTCTCCGAGCAATGCAGCCGGTGGTGCATCGTTGAGAGCTCAG ACTCGTAAGACTCGTCAACGCCGGATCAACTTAAGAGATCTGATATTTATTTTAGAACAAGACAAGGAGACTAGAAAGTCCATACGTCTTTACGAAACATTACTAAAGTAA